TCCCATTCCCTCCAGTCCGCGTCATGATCGCGGGCGACGTAGAGCTCGACCGCTTTGGTCAAGCCCACGATCTCCTCCTTCCCCACTTTCGCGATCCGTCCCACCGAGTCCGAATGAGGAGAGCCGTTCAGAAAGGCCGCGCGCACGAGGTCTTTTCTTCCAATCAGAAGCCCCGAACATTGGGGCCCTCTCAACCCTTTGCCTCCGCTGAAGGCGACGAGATCGAATCCCATGCCAGCGAGATCGGTCAGGTTCCGTGCGGGAGGCAGATCGGCGGCGGCGTCGATGAGCGTGGGAACGCCGGTTCTCTTCCCCGCCTCGACGAGCTCCTCGCGGGTGATGGGACTTCGGTTGGCCGCCAGGTTGAGAAAGAACAGCATCGCGGTGCGGTCCCCAATCGCCGCATCGAGCTCCTCCTTGCTCGCGACCTCGACGATCTTCACCCCGACGTTACGGATCGCGTGGTCGTAGCCGAACCGGTGACCCAGGGGGAATATGACTTCGTTTTTCAGCCCTTCGGTATCCGGCACACGCCGGATCGCGTCTTCGTTTTCGCCGCACACGCAAGCGGCGGTCGCAAGCGTCAGCGCCGCGGCACACCCCGCCGTCACCAGAGCGGCCTCGGAGCCGACGAGCGAGGCGATGCGGTTTCCCGCCGCTTCCTGGAGCTCGGGGATGGATACGTAGTTGCGAGCGGCCGACTCCATCGCCTCGATGACCGCCCGGTCCATCAGCGAGGCGGAAAGCGCGGTGTACGTTCCGGCAGCGTTGATGAACGGCCGGATCCCGAGCTCGCGGTACACGTCGTTTTCGGTTTCGCCGAGCACGAGCCCCGGAGTGAGCCCCGCGGAAGCGGGAATAGCGGACACGGAGGCGATGAATCCGCGACGGGAAAGGGTGTTCTTCATCTTGCTCTCCTGTTCAGAATAGCCAGCGAAAGCTGACGGCGGTCCAGACGGCGCCGCCCATCTTCTTGAAAGCTCGCCCGATTCGCTGGAACTGGACGTCCTTGACGTCTTCATTGGACAAAAGGCTCCGATAGTCGTGAGAGTTCCAGCTAGGGAACCATATCGTGTTGAGGAGTCTCTTCGGCGTCTCCTTCCAGACCTGGCTTGAGATACGGCCCATGACGTATTCGTCTTGCTTCAGCTCGGGATCGAGCTCGGCGAGAATCCCTGAAATCGTTAGTTGCGATTTCACGAAGATGGCGGCCTCGTACCGGATCGAATGCCCCTCGCGTGCGAGCACCGCCATCACCTCGTCGAGAAGCTCGAACAGTCCCCCACCCTGAATCTCGGGGAGCTCCTTCTCGAGCAATGCCCTCATGCGGGCGCGGTCTTCGGGGCCTTCGGGCTCCCACTCGACGAGAACGTCGACGTTATTGGCGAGCCTCTTCGTGTTCCCGAGGTAGAGGCCTACCATCAGCTGGGTCAGCTTCTCGCGCTCTTCGCGATCGAACTCGGCGGCGAGGCCCCAGTCGATGAGGGCGATGCGAAAGGGAGCGCCCCCGTCTTCGACGTGAAAGACGTTGCCCGCGTGGGGATCGCCGTGGAAGAAAGAGTCGTCCTTGTCGGAGAAGAGCACGTCGAAGGTAAGAGCGTCGCTGAGGCGACGCGCGAGGCGCGCTCGCTCCCGCGGGTGACCGGGGAACGCATCGGTCACTTTGACGCCCTCGATGAAGTCCATGCAGGTAACGCTGGCCGAGGAGAACGGGAGAACTTCGGGGACCACGACCGCTTCGTTGTCCCGATAGTAGAGCGCGGCTCGCTTCAAGTTCTCCCTCTCGTCCAGGACCTTCACCTCGCGCGAGAGCGCCTCACGGATCTCCTCGAACGTGTCGACCAAAGGCATCGAGCCGATCTCGTAGAAGTCGGCGTGGTTCTCGAGATAGCGAAGTACCGCATCGAGAATGGTCAGGTCCTGCTCCAGAGCCGATACCGCTCGCGGCTTCAGCACTTTGCAGGCCGCGCGCAGGGGCTCGCCCGACTCGCCGACGTAGCGAGCCTCCACGACGGCACCGACGCTCGCTTCGGCGAGAACATGGTCGGCGAAGACGATCTGATACCGTTTGACGGTCGCGGCGTCGATCTCCCGACCGATCACCTCCATCACCTCCTCGTACCCGATCGTCTCGAGCCCATTCTCGATGGTCTGGAGCGCGTTACGAAAATCCGGATCGAGCGACGGGTTGCGGGCCAGTATCTGCGCGAGCTTCTGGAGACTGGGCGTTTCGGCGATGAAATTGAGCACCCGCTGGCCGCGATCGGCGTCGACGGGGAGACGCAGCTGTGAAATCACGCGGTCGAGGAAACGTTTCTCCTCGAGCCCTTCGAGGAAAACGAGAAACGCGTCGTGAACAAGAGGGAGCCAGTCCGACGCGGCCTCGGGGATGACCTCCAGCACTCTGGAGCCATGGAGCAGCAGGCTCGCGATGCGCGGCCGAAGCCGTTGCCACTGCACCTCGTCGACCAGCGCCAACGCCTCTTCCAGGTCCGGGGCCATGAAGAGTTTCGAGCGGGCCGGCTCCGGCACCGACGCGGCAAGCTCCAGCAGGATTGCCCGTCCCTCGGCCTCGACATCGAAGCCCTGTTGGTAATGCGAGAGGGGCGTCGGGAGGTCGTACTGAGTTCGCCCCGCGAGCGAAAGTGCGAGAAGTATGAACGTTGGTTGCAATGGAGACGACGAGCCCGAAGGTTAACCGAAGCGATCGACCGACGCAACTCACGCGGGTCCGGCTCTCGGTACCACCGTCGCTCAGTGAAGTATCATCCCAACCCGTAGTGACTGCACTCGCGACGCCGATCATCTTCTTTGCCCCGGGCCTCCTGATCGTATCGATCTTCGCCCGGCAGCCGAAGGGCGGACTCACTCTGGCCGAGCAGATGTACGTTGCCTTCGCCGGGAGCTTGCTCGTTTCGGGATGGGTCGGGCTCCTCCTCGCGGAGCTCGGCCATTTCTCGGCCGTCAACGTGGCGGCGTTCGACGCGGTCGTCGTGGTGCTCGGCGCGGTGGCGGCGAGAAAGCGGATCCGGCTCGAGGCAGGAAGATTTCAAGCGGGAGAGTTCATCGTCCCCGGCGCCATCCTGGCGTTCGCGAGCGTCGTGTATTTTCCGCCGTTCGAGCACGTCCTCGGGGGGCGCGATCCGGGCATCTACGTCAACGCCGGCTTTCATCTCGCTCGCGAGGGAACTCTGGTCTATGTCGACCCGGTGATCGAGAGCCTCCCGGTGGAGGCACGGCCGCTCGTGTTTCCCGACAAGGAGCTTCCGCCGTGGAGTTACGAAAGGTTCCAGGGTTTTCGTCTGGAGCATCCCGATACCGCGAGGGTGTCTCCACACGGACTTCATCTTTATCCGGTCTGGATCGGAATGGCCTCCTCGTTGTTCCAGATGAAGTCCGGGCTCTGGGTGACGCCATACTTCGCCATCCTGGGCGTGCTCGGCCTCTTCTTCGCGCTCAACCGGTTGTTCGGCCTCGAGCCGGCAGCCTGGGCGGCCGGCCTCCTCGCCGTGTTCCAGATCCAGATCTGG
The DNA window shown above is from Vicinamibacteria bacterium and carries:
- a CDS encoding aminotransferase class V-fold PLP-dependent enzyme produces the protein MKNTLSRRGFIASVSAIPASAGLTPGLVLGETENDVYRELGIRPFINAAGTYTALSASLMDRAVIEAMESAARNYVSIPELQEAAGNRIASLVGSEAALVTAGCAAALTLATAACVCGENEDAIRRVPDTEGLKNEVIFPLGHRFGYDHAIRNVGVKIVEVASKEELDAAIGDRTAMLFFLNLAANRSPITREELVEAGKRTGVPTLIDAAADLPPARNLTDLAGMGFDLVAFSGGKGLRGPQCSGLLIGRKDLVRAAFLNGSPHSDSVGRIAKVGKEEIVGLTKAVELYVARDHDADWREWESRVSHILSAVEGIEGVTGERFVPEIANEVPHAAINWDPNQIRLTRDELARILREGEPRIEARPSEGDAPRLEIGVWMMTPGDHEVVAARCREALRGARMKRAAKVNAFGSVAPSTKLR
- a CDS encoding AarF/UbiB family protein, producing the protein MQPTFILLALSLAGRTQYDLPTPLSHYQQGFDVEAEGRAILLELAASVPEPARSKLFMAPDLEEALALVDEVQWQRLRPRIASLLLHGSRVLEVIPEAASDWLPLVHDAFLVFLEGLEEKRFLDRVISQLRLPVDADRGQRVLNFIAETPSLQKLAQILARNPSLDPDFRNALQTIENGLETIGYEEVMEVIGREIDAATVKRYQIVFADHVLAEASVGAVVEARYVGESGEPLRAACKVLKPRAVSALEQDLTILDAVLRYLENHADFYEIGSMPLVDTFEEIREALSREVKVLDERENLKRAALYYRDNEAVVVPEVLPFSSASVTCMDFIEGVKVTDAFPGHPRERARLARRLSDALTFDVLFSDKDDSFFHGDPHAGNVFHVEDGGAPFRIALIDWGLAAEFDREEREKLTQLMVGLYLGNTKRLANNVDVLVEWEPEGPEDRARMRALLEKELPEIQGGGLFELLDEVMAVLAREGHSIRYEAAIFVKSQLTISGILAELDPELKQDEYVMGRISSQVWKETPKRLLNTIWFPSWNSHDYRSLLSNEDVKDVQFQRIGRAFKKMGGAVWTAVSFRWLF